One window from the genome of Rhodobacteraceae bacterium S2214 encodes:
- a CDS encoding LysR family transcriptional regulator, whose translation MMDWNDLQYVLALKEGGTMKQAAILLRTDPTTVSRHIKRIAIHFETDLFKMQKGGKWVLTTQGEELTTLAKNFKKGLDQFQLGEGGSTECETIVITSLEFLLTHYLSPKIESGMNCFPDTKLSLVAADRRLSLAYGEADIALRFGRPTEGHLITSKIADISFDLVQLRGTKPKEWIGLQEDLDWTPDMRGGVGHFGKPPILRVSSYAAAREAAIATGHATVGPSVIMREGGQLETMPDTSPVHREVWSVIHETRRLSQRLAAVRTWIKNAVLEMQLQQHNMA comes from the coding sequence ATGATGGATTGGAACGACCTGCAATATGTGCTGGCTTTGAAAGAAGGCGGAACAATGAAGCAGGCCGCTATACTATTGAGAACAGACCCTACGACGGTTTCGCGACATATTAAGCGGATCGCGATCCATTTCGAGACAGACCTGTTCAAGATGCAGAAGGGTGGGAAATGGGTTCTCACGACGCAGGGCGAAGAACTGACGACCTTAGCAAAGAATTTCAAAAAGGGTTTGGATCAATTTCAACTTGGTGAAGGTGGTTCTACAGAGTGCGAGACAATTGTAATTACGTCGCTTGAATTCTTGTTGACCCATTATCTGTCGCCGAAAATTGAAAGCGGAATGAATTGCTTTCCCGATACGAAATTGTCGCTGGTCGCCGCGGATCGACGGTTGTCTTTGGCGTATGGCGAAGCAGACATCGCATTGCGTTTTGGTCGGCCGACAGAAGGCCATCTCATTACCAGCAAAATTGCGGACATTTCTTTTGACTTGGTCCAATTACGCGGAACGAAACCGAAAGAATGGATTGGTCTGCAAGAAGACCTGGATTGGACGCCGGACATGCGTGGCGGCGTTGGGCACTTCGGAAAGCCTCCGATCTTGCGCGTGTCGTCATATGCCGCAGCCCGTGAAGCCGCGATAGCAACGGGCCATGCCACGGTGGGCCCATCGGTTATCATGCGCGAAGGCGGCCAGCTGGAAACCATGCCGGATACATCACCGGTTCACCGCGAAGTTTGGAGCGTCATCCACGAAACCCGCCGGTTGAGCCAGCGGTTGGCTGCGGTCCGCACATGGATCAAGAACGCTGTGCTTGAGATGCAGCTACAGCAACACAACATGGCGTAG